One window of the Longimicrobium terrae genome contains the following:
- a CDS encoding argininosuccinate synthase, whose protein sequence is MPNPTPRPRIVLAYSGGLDTSIIVPWLKENYGGDVICVAADVGQAEELDGLEAKAIASGAAECYVQDLREEFVTGFVWPTLRAGATYGRKYLLGTSMARPIIARAQVEIARKVGATHLAHGCTGKGNDQVRFELTYAALAPDLPVIAPWREWDIRSREDALAYAAEHKVPVAATREKIYSRDRNLWHVSHEGGPLEDPAHEPESDLFLLTRSPESAPDRPAYVTIEFHEGYPVAVNGEALGPVELIGVLNEIGGEHGIGRIDLVEDRLVGMKSRGIYETPGGTILYAAHSELEQLVLDRRTLSLKDMVAPRYADLVYEGRWWTTERIAMDALVDATQKRVSGSVRLKLYRGSVTVAGRESANSLYDERFVTFGEDDVYQQADAAGFIRLFGLSARVAALKEQEAAVAPTLAAAD, encoded by the coding sequence ATGCCGAACCCCACCCCCCGCCCCCGCATCGTCCTGGCCTACTCCGGCGGGCTCGACACCTCCATCATCGTGCCGTGGCTCAAGGAGAACTACGGCGGTGACGTGATCTGCGTGGCCGCCGACGTCGGCCAGGCAGAAGAGCTGGACGGGCTGGAAGCCAAGGCCATCGCCAGCGGCGCCGCCGAGTGCTACGTGCAGGACCTGCGCGAGGAGTTCGTGACCGGCTTCGTGTGGCCCACGCTGCGCGCCGGCGCCACGTACGGCCGCAAGTACCTGCTGGGCACCAGCATGGCGCGCCCCATCATCGCCAGGGCGCAGGTGGAGATCGCCCGCAAGGTGGGCGCGACGCACCTGGCCCACGGCTGCACCGGCAAGGGCAACGACCAGGTGCGCTTCGAGCTCACCTACGCCGCCCTCGCGCCGGACCTGCCGGTGATTGCCCCGTGGCGCGAATGGGACATCCGCTCGCGCGAGGACGCCCTGGCCTACGCGGCGGAGCACAAGGTTCCCGTCGCCGCCACGCGCGAAAAGATCTACTCGCGCGACCGCAACCTGTGGCACGTGAGCCACGAGGGCGGCCCGCTGGAGGATCCGGCCCACGAGCCCGAGAGCGACCTGTTCCTGCTCACCCGCTCGCCCGAGAGCGCGCCGGACCGGCCCGCGTACGTCACCATCGAGTTCCACGAGGGCTACCCCGTGGCCGTCAACGGCGAGGCGCTGGGCCCGGTGGAGCTGATCGGCGTGCTGAACGAGATCGGCGGCGAGCACGGCATCGGCCGCATCGACCTGGTGGAAGACCGCCTGGTGGGGATGAAGTCGCGCGGCATCTACGAAACGCCCGGCGGCACCATCCTGTACGCCGCGCACTCGGAGCTGGAGCAGCTCGTGCTCGACCGGCGCACGCTGAGCCTCAAGGACATGGTGGCGCCGCGCTACGCCGACCTGGTGTACGAGGGCCGCTGGTGGACCACGGAGCGCATTGCGATGGACGCCCTGGTGGACGCCACGCAGAAGCGCGTCTCGGGCTCCGTGCGCCTCAAGCTGTACCGCGGCAGCGTCACCGTCGCGGGGCGCGAGTCGGCCAACTCGCTGTACGACGAACGCTTCGTGACGTTCGGCGAGGACGACGTGTACCAGCAGGCAGACGCGGCGGGCTTCATCCGCCTGTTCGGCCTGTCCGCCCGGGTGGCCGCGCTCAAGGAGCAGGAAGCCGCCGTTGCGCCCACCCTTGCCGCCGCGGACTGA
- the argH gene encoding argininosuccinate lyase has protein sequence MAQPPVTAAQTPPTVPGARMWGGRFSSGPAPEMDLVNRSLPVDRRLWRHDVRGSRAWASALGAAGVITLTEAADLRSGLDAVAARLEKWTEADWAAATDEDVHTLVERLLGEEAGPVAGKLHTGRSRNDQVATDFRLYGMEAAAALDAGLRGVQQALVDLAESHVDTVMPAYTHMQRAQPVSAAHWLLSHAWPLARDRERLADASHRIAVMPLGSGAIAGCPFPVDRVLLKESLGFRGLSPNSVDAVADRDWVAELLFVGAMAAVHLSRLAEDLILFATSEFGFVRLSDEYSTGSSLMPQKRNPDALELARGKAGRLIGDLTGMMALLKGLPSGYNKDLQEDKAALFGAMDALGVVLPAVAGTVATMTIDTARCAAAVDSAMLATDLADFLVRRGVPFREAHGAVGRLVRAAEGLGCPLSAVPGEVFNHVSTEFVGADLEALFNAKASIEARDSIGGTSPSSVAHQIAELRAIG, from the coding sequence ATGGCCCAGCCTCCCGTGACGGCGGCCCAGACGCCGCCCACCGTTCCCGGCGCCCGCATGTGGGGCGGGCGCTTCAGCTCCGGCCCCGCGCCGGAGATGGACCTGGTCAACCGGTCTCTTCCGGTGGACCGCCGCCTGTGGCGGCACGACGTGCGGGGAAGCCGCGCCTGGGCCTCGGCCCTGGGCGCGGCGGGGGTCATTACCCTCACCGAGGCGGCGGACCTGCGTTCCGGGCTGGACGCGGTGGCCGCCCGGCTGGAAAAGTGGACGGAGGCCGACTGGGCCGCCGCCACGGACGAGGACGTGCACACCCTCGTGGAGCGCCTGCTGGGCGAGGAAGCCGGCCCCGTCGCGGGCAAGCTTCACACGGGGCGCTCGCGCAACGACCAGGTGGCCACGGACTTCCGCCTGTACGGCATGGAAGCCGCGGCCGCGCTGGACGCCGGGCTGCGCGGCGTGCAGCAGGCGCTGGTGGACCTGGCCGAGTCGCACGTGGATACGGTGATGCCGGCGTACACGCACATGCAGCGCGCGCAGCCGGTTTCGGCGGCGCACTGGCTGCTGTCGCACGCGTGGCCGCTGGCGCGCGACCGCGAGCGGCTGGCGGACGCGTCGCACCGCATCGCCGTCATGCCGCTGGGCTCGGGCGCCATCGCCGGCTGCCCGTTTCCCGTCGACCGCGTGCTGCTCAAGGAGTCGCTGGGCTTCCGCGGACTGTCGCCCAATTCGGTGGATGCGGTGGCGGACCGCGACTGGGTGGCGGAGCTGCTCTTCGTGGGCGCAATGGCGGCGGTGCACCTGTCGCGGCTGGCGGAGGACCTGATCCTGTTCGCCACCTCGGAGTTCGGCTTCGTGCGGCTTTCGGACGAGTACAGCACGGGCTCGTCGCTGATGCCGCAGAAGCGCAATCCCGACGCGCTGGAGCTGGCCCGCGGCAAGGCGGGGCGGCTGATCGGCGACCTGACGGGGATGATGGCGCTGCTCAAGGGGCTGCCGTCCGGCTACAACAAGGACCTGCAGGAAGACAAGGCCGCGCTCTTCGGGGCGATGGATGCTCTGGGCGTGGTGCTGCCGGCCGTGGCGGGAACGGTGGCGACGATGACGATCGACACCGCCCGCTGCGCCGCCGCGGTGGATTCGGCCATGCTGGCGACGGACCTGGCGGACTTTCTGGTGCGGCGCGGGGTTCCGTTCCGCGAGGCGCACGGGGCGGTGGGGCGGCTGGTGCGCGCGGCGGAGGGCCTCGGCTGCCCGCTGAGCGCGGTGCCCGGCGAGGTGTTCAACCACGTGTCCACCGAGTTCGTGGGCGCGGACCTGGAGGCGCTGTTCAACGCCAAGGCGTCCATCGAAGCGCGCGATTCCATCGGCGGCACCTCGCCGTCGTCGGTGGCGCACCAGATCGCCGAACTCCGCGCCATCGGCTGA